From Streptomyces sp. CMB-StM0423, a single genomic window includes:
- a CDS encoding winged helix-turn-helix transcriptional regulator: MATTTAAQRREQERFAYDAFMRDCPTNQLLGRLSDKWVSLVVAALSGGPRRYSDLRRKIAGVSPKMLTQTLRTLERDGILTRAVTPSVPVRVDYELTALGRSLAGLLTAVKDWAEEHIEEVHAARERYGKQETGTAGAAQEG, from the coding sequence ATGGCGACCACGACGGCGGCCCAGCGGCGCGAGCAGGAGCGCTTCGCGTACGACGCGTTCATGCGGGACTGCCCCACCAACCAACTCCTCGGCCGCCTCAGCGACAAGTGGGTCAGCCTCGTCGTCGCCGCCCTGTCCGGCGGCCCGCGGCGCTACAGCGACCTGCGCCGGAAGATCGCCGGCGTCAGCCCGAAGATGCTCACCCAGACCCTGCGCACCCTGGAGCGCGACGGCATCCTCACCCGCGCCGTCACGCCCTCCGTCCCGGTCCGCGTCGACTACGAGCTGACGGCGCTCGGCCGCAGCCTCGCCGGGCTCCTCACCGCCGTGAAGGACTGGGCGGAGGAGCACATCGAGGAGGTGCACGCGGCCCGCGAGCGCTACGGGAAGCAGGAGACGGGGACGGCAGGGGCGGCCCAGGAGGGCTGA
- a CDS encoding FtsW/RodA/SpoVE family cell cycle protein — MTTATDPAQALRPPGRARRLATPPPPVPRPRRRGAELGLLVCAVGVIAYGYAAVGYATSGALPADLATHLGGLAGLALFAHLVVRFRAPRADPVLLPVALLLNGLGLVLIHRLDQGTPGDRAAPTQLLWSTVGIALFAAVLLFLRDHRDLRPRAAKYAFTALCLMAAPILFPAVNGARIWIRIGGLSLQPSEFAKVLLAIFFASYLAANRHALTFTSGPRIRRLLLPPRRVLGPIVAVWGISLVLLILERDIGASLLFFSLFVAMLYVATGRLGWLAVGLLLAAAGAAAVGALEPHVHTRVEDWLSPFRAIEEGHGPGQLAQSLFAFAAGGALGAGLGQGHSLLIGFAGKSDFILATAGEELGIAGLTALFLLYALFVARGYRTAIAIGEPFGALLAAGLAAIITLQVVVIAGGVLGLIPLTGMVTPFLAQGGSSVVTNWVIVALLVRLSDEARTPPEERPAPEAAPARPEPEPEPAAATAPATVPLVVPVVDEARPADGTR, encoded by the coding sequence ATGACCACCGCCACCGACCCGGCCCAGGCCCTCCGCCCGCCGGGCCGTGCCCGGCGGCTGGCCACGCCGCCGCCCCCCGTGCCCCGCCCCCGCCGCCGCGGCGCCGAACTCGGGCTCCTGGTCTGCGCCGTCGGCGTCATCGCCTACGGCTACGCCGCCGTCGGCTACGCCACCTCCGGCGCGCTCCCCGCCGACCTGGCCACCCACCTCGGCGGCCTCGCCGGGCTCGCCCTCTTCGCCCACCTCGTCGTCCGCTTCCGCGCCCCCCGCGCGGACCCCGTGCTGCTGCCGGTGGCGCTGCTGCTCAACGGCCTCGGCCTGGTCCTCATCCACCGCCTCGACCAGGGCACCCCCGGCGACCGCGCCGCCCCCACCCAACTCCTCTGGTCCACCGTGGGCATCGCCCTCTTCGCCGCCGTCCTCCTCTTCCTCCGCGACCACCGCGACCTGCGCCCGCGCGCCGCGAAGTACGCGTTCACCGCCCTGTGCCTGATGGCCGCGCCGATCCTCTTCCCCGCCGTCAACGGCGCCAGGATCTGGATCCGGATCGGCGGTCTCTCCCTCCAGCCCAGCGAGTTCGCCAAGGTGCTGCTCGCGATCTTCTTCGCCTCCTACCTCGCCGCCAACCGCCACGCCCTCACCTTCACCAGCGGCCCGCGCATCCGCCGCCTGCTGCTGCCGCCGCGGCGCGTGCTCGGGCCGATCGTCGCGGTCTGGGGCATCAGCCTGGTGCTGCTGATCCTGGAGCGGGACATCGGGGCCTCGCTGCTGTTCTTCAGCCTCTTCGTGGCGATGCTGTACGTGGCCACGGGGCGGCTCGGCTGGCTGGCCGTCGGGCTGCTGCTGGCCGCGGCGGGGGCGGCGGCGGTCGGGGCGCTGGAGCCGCACGTGCACACGCGGGTGGAGGACTGGCTGTCGCCGTTCCGCGCCATCGAGGAGGGGCACGGTCCCGGGCAGTTGGCGCAGTCGCTGTTCGCGTTCGCGGCGGGCGGCGCGCTGGGCGCGGGGCTCGGGCAGGGGCACTCCCTGCTGATCGGCTTCGCCGGCAAGTCGGACTTCATCCTGGCCACCGCGGGCGAGGAGTTGGGGATCGCCGGGCTGACCGCGCTGTTCCTGCTGTACGCCCTCTTCGTCGCCCGCGGCTACCGCACGGCGATCGCCATCGGCGAGCCGTTCGGCGCGCTGCTCGCCGCGGGCCTGGCGGCGATCATCACGCTTCAGGTGGTGGTGATCGCGGGCGGGGTGCTGGGGCTGATCCCGCTGACCGGGATGGTGACGCCGTTCCTGGCGCAGGGCGGGTCCTCCGTGGTGACGAACTGGGTGATCGTCGCGCTGCTCGTACGGCTCAGCGACGAGGCCCGTACGCCGCCGGAGGAGCGCCCGGCGCCCGAGGCCGCACCCGCCCGGCCGGAACCGGAACCGGAACCCGCCGCCGCGACCGCCCCCGCCACCGTCCCCCTCGTCGTCCCCGTGGTCGACGAGGCGCGCCCCGCGGACGGCACCCGGTGA
- a CDS encoding DUF6191 domain-containing protein, which yields MNIVAELFAPSHAHARRARERMELVVDDVGSGDPHRGPIDLTSGKVVIALGEAAKPAAEPEDAVPSDAVSTDAAPADAVPADAVPADADPAHAVPADTAPADAIPSQAPSTPADTPRA from the coding sequence ATGAACATCGTTGCGGAGCTGTTCGCGCCCAGCCATGCCCACGCCCGGCGGGCGCGGGAGCGGATGGAGCTCGTCGTGGACGACGTGGGCTCCGGCGACCCGCACCGCGGGCCGATTGACCTCACGTCGGGCAAGGTCGTCATCGCCCTCGGGGAGGCGGCGAAGCCGGCGGCGGAACCGGAGGACGCGGTCCCTTCCGACGCCGTAAGCACCGACGCGGCCCCCGCCGACGCCGTGCCCGCCGACGCCGTGCCCGCCGACGCGGATCCGGCCCACGCCGTACCGGCCGACACCGCCCCTGCCGACGCGATCCCGTCGCAGGCCCCCTCCACCCCCGCCGACACCCCGCGCGCGTAG
- a CDS encoding type 1 glutamine amidotransferase, whose amino-acid sequence MTKVLVVQNGRGGGPRRFGAWLEQDGVTLDIVHAYAGAPLPRRLDHAAILPLGGGPMPDDDVAMPWLAAVRELVAEALERDVPVFGVCQGGQLLAHVAGGRVTASHGEPELGSTPIALRAEAAEDALFAGLPPRVTAVQRHVDAITELPAGAVWLAESERCPHQAFRYGDRAWGVQFHPEAGADRVHAWSDESIRARGFDPALLRTEADRDEQESAQVWQQVAHRFAQAVRAEG is encoded by the coding sequence ATGACGAAGGTTCTCGTGGTGCAGAACGGCCGCGGCGGCGGCCCCCGCCGCTTCGGCGCGTGGCTGGAGCAGGACGGCGTCACCCTCGACATCGTGCACGCCTACGCGGGCGCGCCCCTCCCCCGCCGTCTCGACCACGCCGCGATCCTGCCGCTCGGCGGCGGCCCCATGCCCGACGACGACGTGGCGATGCCGTGGCTTGCGGCGGTGCGCGAGCTGGTCGCCGAGGCGCTGGAGCGGGACGTCCCGGTCTTCGGCGTCTGCCAGGGCGGCCAGCTCCTCGCCCACGTCGCCGGCGGCCGGGTCACCGCCTCGCACGGCGAACCCGAGCTGGGCAGCACGCCGATCGCGCTGCGCGCGGAGGCCGCGGAGGACGCGCTCTTCGCGGGGCTCCCGCCGCGGGTGACCGCCGTCCAGCGGCACGTCGACGCCATCACGGAGCTGCCGGCGGGCGCGGTGTGGCTGGCGGAGAGCGAGCGCTGCCCGCACCAGGCGTTCCGCTACGGCGACCGGGCGTGGGGCGTGCAGTTCCACCCCGAGGCCGGCGCCGACCGCGTACACGCCTGGAGCGACGAGTCCATCCGCGCCCGCGGCTTCGACCCGGCCCTGCTGCGTACCGAGGCGGACCGCGACGAGCAGGAGTCGGCGCAGGTCTGGCAGCAGGTGGCACACCGCTTCGCGCAGGCGGTACGGGCCGAGGGCTGA
- a CDS encoding ATP-binding protein: protein MTRPADDSGDRSGTTRSEMSGTAGAVIQARDISGGLHVHHADPGTPDPGVPVPRQLPAAPRDFTGRAAELHDLDGILAGAEGAPAPVVVTGTAGVGKTSLALAWAHRIAARFPDGQLHVNLRGYDPGRPLLPVEALHRMLTALGVPAPAIPAEPDAAGALYRSHLAGRRVLTVLDNAASAAQVRPLLSAGPGCLTLVTSRRHLGGLAVRDGAHQLTLRPLPEPDAVALLRATTAGRRAGDDAPELTEMARLCARLPLALRVAAERAVSRPHLGLGDLLADLRDESSLWETLSMGDDEDEDGVRAVFAWSYQALPEAEARLFRLLGLHPGPDFSLAAAAALAAGPRRGTRRLLDALVGVHLLEQTAPDRYELHDLLRAYAADRAHAEMPPDERDAALRRVLTWYLLTAETAREWVRTDGIELPLPRPDDGAAPLSFADYDAAVDWAERERVNVHAATRAAAGAELHTLAWQLPVVQWRGSIHAAPLAEWIETARLGLAASRALSDRYAEAWVLRCLGEVHRRAGRLAEAEECHRQVLVLRRELRDRKDEAAALNSLGLVLLTRRRLDAAVTHFAQALDAYRELDLPRWVAVELSNLAAAHYDAGDLTPADDYAHRALAAYRDLGDEPGEGSVLRTLSGIQRERGEPAAALESARRAVDIAVRRRKSTSEGLRLLALGAAQRANGLFDEALSTYDRAAALHRRIGDGGREALAWHGTGETCRALARADEAAACHREAAARFHELGDTWHEAVALDGLAAAVRAGDPDGARGHWETALALLAGYGDQRTVALRDGITARLGAAG from the coding sequence GTGACGCGCCCGGCGGACGACTCCGGCGACCGCTCGGGCACCACCCGCTCCGAGATGTCCGGCACCGCGGGCGCCGTGATCCAGGCCCGCGACATCAGCGGCGGCCTGCACGTCCACCACGCGGACCCCGGGACCCCGGACCCCGGCGTCCCGGTCCCCCGCCAACTGCCGGCCGCGCCCCGCGACTTCACCGGTCGGGCCGCGGAACTGCACGACCTGGACGGCATACTCGCCGGCGCGGAAGGGGCACCGGCGCCGGTCGTCGTCACCGGGACGGCCGGGGTGGGCAAGACCTCCCTCGCGCTGGCCTGGGCCCACCGGATCGCCGCACGCTTCCCCGACGGGCAGTTGCACGTCAACCTCCGCGGCTACGACCCCGGCCGGCCGCTGCTGCCGGTCGAGGCGCTGCACCGGATGCTCACCGCCCTCGGCGTCCCGGCCCCGGCGATCCCCGCAGAACCGGACGCCGCGGGCGCGCTGTACCGCTCCCACCTCGCCGGCCGCCGGGTGCTGACCGTGCTGGACAACGCGGCCTCCGCCGCCCAGGTCCGCCCCCTGCTGTCCGCGGGCCCCGGCTGCCTCACGCTCGTCACCAGCCGTCGCCACCTCGGCGGCCTGGCCGTACGCGACGGCGCGCACCAGCTCACGCTGCGCCCCCTGCCGGAGCCCGACGCGGTCGCGCTGCTGCGCGCCACCACGGCGGGGCGCCGCGCCGGGGACGACGCACCCGAACTGACGGAGATGGCGCGGCTCTGCGCCCGGCTCCCGCTCGCCCTGCGGGTCGCGGCGGAGCGGGCCGTCAGCCGTCCGCACCTGGGCCTGGGCGATCTGCTGGCCGACTTGCGGGACGAGTCGTCGCTGTGGGAAACCCTCAGCATGGGAGACGACGAGGACGAGGACGGGGTGCGCGCGGTCTTCGCCTGGTCCTATCAGGCGCTGCCGGAGGCGGAGGCCCGGCTGTTCCGGCTCCTCGGCCTGCACCCCGGGCCGGACTTCAGCCTCGCCGCGGCCGCCGCGCTGGCCGCCGGCCCGCGGCGCGGGACCCGGCGGCTGCTCGACGCGCTCGTCGGCGTCCACCTGCTGGAGCAGACCGCCCCCGACCGGTACGAACTCCACGACCTGCTGCGCGCGTACGCCGCCGACCGGGCGCACGCCGAGATGCCCCCGGACGAACGGGACGCCGCGCTCAGGCGCGTACTGACGTGGTACCTGCTGACCGCCGAGACGGCGCGCGAGTGGGTCCGCACCGACGGGATCGAACTGCCTCTCCCCCGGCCCGACGACGGCGCCGCTCCCCTGTCCTTCGCGGACTACGACGCGGCCGTGGACTGGGCGGAACGCGAGCGCGTCAACGTCCACGCCGCCACCCGGGCCGCCGCCGGGGCGGAACTCCACACCCTCGCCTGGCAGCTCCCGGTCGTGCAGTGGCGCGGCTCGATCCACGCCGCGCCCCTCGCCGAGTGGATCGAGACGGCCCGCCTCGGGCTGGCGGCGAGCCGTGCCCTGAGCGACCGGTACGCCGAGGCGTGGGTGCTGCGGTGCCTGGGCGAGGTGCACCGGCGCGCCGGCCGCCTCGCGGAGGCCGAGGAGTGCCATCGCCAAGTCCTCGTACTCCGGCGGGAGCTGAGGGACCGGAAGGACGAGGCCGCCGCGCTGAACTCGCTGGGTCTCGTCCTCCTCACCCGCAGGCGGCTCGACGCCGCCGTCACCCACTTCGCCCAGGCGCTGGACGCCTACCGGGAACTGGACCTGCCCCGATGGGTGGCCGTCGAGCTGTCCAACCTCGCCGCCGCGCACTACGACGCGGGGGACCTCACCCCGGCGGACGATTACGCGCACCGGGCGCTGGCCGCCTACCGGGACCTCGGTGACGAACCCGGCGAGGGCAGCGTGCTGCGCACCCTGAGCGGCATCCAGCGCGAGCGCGGCGAGCCGGCCGCGGCCCTGGAGTCGGCGCGGCGCGCCGTGGACATCGCCGTACGGCGCCGCAAGTCGACGTCGGAGGGACTGCGGCTACTGGCCCTGGGGGCGGCGCAGCGGGCCAACGGGCTGTTCGACGAGGCCCTTTCCACCTACGACCGGGCGGCCGCCCTGCACCGCCGCATCGGCGACGGCGGCCGGGAGGCGCTCGCCTGGCACGGGACCGGCGAGACCTGCCGGGCGCTCGCCCGCGCCGACGAGGCCGCCGCCTGCCACCGCGAGGCCGCCGCCCGCTTTCACGAGCTGGGCGATACCTGGCACGAGGCCGTCGCGCTCGACGGCCTCGCCGCGGCGGTGCGGGCGGGCGATCCTGACGGGGCGCGCGGCCACTGGGAGACGGCCCTCGCTCTGCTCGCCGGCTACGGCGATCAGCGGACGGTCGCGCTCCGCGACGGCATCACGGCACGGCTCGGGGCCGCGGGCTGA
- a CDS encoding NADP-dependent oxidoreductase, whose protein sequence is MRAAVVTEFGGPEAVAIADVEVPEPGAGQVRIKVAAAAVNPVDGGTRAGVFGAAPGGAYTGLGWDVAGTVDVAGAGFAAGEAVVALVHGVAKPLGSHAEYVVVDGTAVAPAPTTADAVHAATLPLNALAADQALGLLDPAPGTSLLVTGAAGALGGYAIQLAAARGVAVTGLARESDEELVRALGAAFTTAPAAAGYDAVLDAAVLGGEQALPWTRDGGAFAAVIPDTAPPPVRGIRTAALDVRADGKRLTELARLVDDGVLTLRVAGTHDLADAPKAHARLAEGGIRGRLVLVP, encoded by the coding sequence ATGCGTGCTGCAGTGGTGACGGAGTTCGGCGGCCCCGAGGCCGTGGCGATCGCCGACGTGGAGGTGCCCGAGCCGGGCGCGGGGCAGGTACGGATCAAGGTGGCCGCGGCGGCGGTCAACCCCGTGGACGGCGGTACGCGCGCCGGGGTCTTCGGCGCCGCGCCGGGCGGGGCGTACACGGGGCTCGGCTGGGACGTCGCGGGGACGGTGGACGTGGCGGGCGCCGGGTTCGCCGCGGGGGAGGCGGTGGTGGCGCTGGTGCACGGGGTGGCGAAGCCGCTGGGCTCGCACGCCGAGTACGTGGTCGTGGACGGCACGGCGGTGGCCCCGGCGCCCACGACGGCAGACGCCGTGCACGCCGCGACGCTGCCGCTCAACGCGCTCGCCGCCGACCAGGCGCTGGGCCTGCTGGACCCCGCGCCGGGCACCTCGCTGCTGGTCACCGGCGCGGCCGGGGCGCTCGGCGGGTACGCGATCCAGCTCGCCGCCGCCCGCGGCGTCGCGGTGACGGGGCTGGCCAGGGAGTCCGACGAGGAGCTGGTGCGCGCCCTCGGCGCGGCGTTCACGACGGCCCCGGCCGCCGCCGGCTACGACGCCGTGCTCGACGCGGCGGTGCTCGGCGGCGAACAGGCCCTGCCCTGGACCCGCGACGGCGGCGCGTTCGCCGCGGTCATCCCGGACACCGCACCGCCCCCGGTCCGCGGCATCCGCACGGCGGCCCTCGACGTCCGCGCCGACGGCAAGCGGCTGACGGAGCTGGCCCGGCTCGTCGACGACGGCGTGCTGACGCTCCGGGTCGCCGGGACACACGACCTGGCCGACGCCCCGAAGGCGCACGCCCGGCTGGCGGAGGGCGGGATACGGGGGCGGCTGGTGCTGGTGCCGTAG